Part of the Hemitrygon akajei chromosome 16, sHemAka1.3, whole genome shotgun sequence genome is shown below.
cgcttctGCTGGCtgtttttttccttgtctcaaacctcttgtagtgcgtgctgcaaccaaacaatttccaatgctcgtggcaattactgaagcaagcttagtggagaaagaaacaccgaacatgtatcgttacagcctacaacacctgcaggatgaacaggagcaaaacgacagtgtgggagtagattgtaagggcttctgagtctttttccctgtctcagatacatagggacaggtttttggctcagcggcccagggtatcAGGGaaagaatactttgaggtcttggcgcagaaaattatagtttaacccgagatttgggaataagtgcttgagtttattggggcttttgtgcgcagactcttcgTCTtccttctctgtgtgagaccctctgggtctcaaaggggggatatattggagtataaaagtataaactttaactatgaagtcagttatttgctatgcatgtagtcaatttagtagaatgaaatcttaggaatgtagaagacaatggtgtgttaatgagaggtagctaaagaactaaagaaatgtagattagaacattgctcagttctgagtttattattttctatgcatgtatccaatttggtaggagaccaaagtcttaaaaatgtagaagacaatggtgtgttaatgagaggtagctaagagatgtagattaaaaCATGATTAAGCCAATTGATAGGAACAAAAGGGACATGATGTATGCAACTAGAGATTGCTATAAAAGCTGCAGTGTCCGGGGATCGGGGATCGGGGATCGGGGAtcgggatcggggggggggggggggggtgcaatcagcgactagctcaatgactgtctcagctttgatttgcaaattaaagtttaacccttcttgaagaatcttctgcgtctcctggtcatttgtgaggcacgaaaaacTACGACACTTTCTGGTGACATTTTACAGTGTATAAAAACCTAGAACACAAGATTTGAGGCCCCAGGATCTACCATTCACATATACACTAGAGATGACTTACAATATGGAAGGGGGCGGTTGCAGAGGCAGGTACacaagggacatttaagagactcttagaaaggcaatgatagaaaaatggagagctatatggaagggttagattgatctttgatcTTAGTGTAGATTGAAAGGTTggtcaaagggcttgtactgttctAACACACACTGCTACAGGAAGGAGGAAAATTGGGCATGCAGAGTTATAGTGTGAGCATACGAACTCCAATTAGATAGTATCAGTACTCAGGAACctagatctctggcactgaggcaaCAGCTCTACTAACTATACCATTCTGCACCCTGAATAAACTCTAGAACCATAAAGGTAATGTTAGTTATCTGCTTCAGCAATGCTGTTCGTGAAACCACATGCCTATTCAGGAGAAGTTATCTACTATAAACACCTGACCAATGTATTTCCCCAGATTCAGAGTATTGCGCTTTAACAATACTGTGTCCAAGATTGTCACGCAAGTTTCGATGTACTGGCAATTCCTTGTAATCATGTTTAAGCATCCACTACATTATATTAAAGATATGACAGTATACCAGTAATTTATCAGATTGATAACTGGAACCCACTAACTCTACAGCAACTGAGAAACATAAGTTCAAATAATTAAATATTCTGGAATCAAAAAGATAATAATACCAAAAATACTACTGAAATTTCAATGTTTCACTGGCACCTTTCAGGGAAGGCAGCTGTTGCCGTGGCCCACTTTAGCCAAGTGACGTTTCTTCTAAACTGCCCTCTAAAATGTCCCAACATGCCACACATTTGAAGGATTAGGGATGGATGATACAATTCAGGCCCAGACACTTTAGACACCTCACCTCATGAATGGTTTTTCATTATCAAATAAAAAACATTTTCAAATTATTTCTGTATTTTTGACTTCCTAAGGATAACTTTTGAAATTTTCCCTTCACCAGAGACAGGATTTTGCAAAATTTAAGGACAAATTTGATAATATCTGGTACTGATTTCAAAGATTTGCCCACAACAACCACCTCCTCCCAGCAACTCTCAACAGAACTGAGCATAATTACAAGAGCAAAGGATACAATCCTCCAACTGAACATGATTCTTGAAAATGGTGTACCTAAAATTAGAAAACAATAACGTTAGAACAAGGAAATTAGATAAATGGTCTTCTTTCACTTGGATCACTCCAGAATGGCAACTGTTTCAAATTCAGCTCGAGGTCAAAAATATTGATGAGAGttttatcgggggggggggggggggagagaggaaagaCAAGTCAACAGAACATTTTAGAGCTTAAAATTAAGAAAAAATATCTTAAAGAAACTAATGCCAATAAAAGTCAAATAAGAATACAAACCATTTCTTCAAGACCAGCTTGTCCCATTTTGTTCCAGTTTGTGCAGCGATCAACTTCTTCAGGTCTTGTATGGTATCATCAGGACTGAGGAATAGAAACATTAAGGAAAGAAAACACTTGACGTGAAACATTCCATCCTACAGTGCTGCAAGTGGCCTTGGTTTATAATTAAATCCAAAACCAGATGTAGCTCTGTAAACTACAGCTGTAATTTTAATTCTATGGATCAGTGCATCTTGAGATCCAGTGGAACCATTCCCAACTAATGACAAATATATTCATAAAATCAGCAACTTTTGATAAGGGCACTCCAGAGGTTGCATTTCCTGGTTGTAAATGACTGTTAGAATTTGAGCTTAATTACCATAATCATGCTATATTGGATGTTTAAATGATCACCAGACCTATAAGAAGAGTCTCATAGTGCTAAAAACATGTTCAACATCCATTTCCCCATGGCGATGAAAGAAAGACAGAacaagaattccagagattcagcaTTTGATTTGAAATTGAGTATGGGCCAAATCCTGATGGGAGAGTACAAGTGTCTACACAAACTATGTTATGGAACAGGCACATTTCTTGGTGCCATGGGGAGAGTTCAATGTGATGGATTTCACCACTCTTCTCAAAATGCCACTTGTTGCATTCTAGTCTTCCCACCCAACAACCCTCTCACCCTTGTCTTCCATTTACCCCTTAGCAGCTTACTCAACACTACAACTCTTCCTAGTCCTTATTGATCTGCAGTCTTCACACTAAACATTTGCTTCACCCACTAGTGGCAAACAGGAAACTACCAACCTCCCATCTAAATAATCCAAAATTCACCTCCCCCAATGTCTTTTCTGCTTTAAGGTGTACCTTGACCTGCACTCAACAACCATAAGCAGGTTATAGCCACTCACAACTAGATAGCTTTTAGACAAAGATTTTAAATTGATGCCAAGGTTTCTTTAATATCACCAAACAAGAACATTGCATTAAATTaccttttctttttaaaaataaaatttctgAAACCCAATTGGAAAGAACTACAGTGAGACAATGCCAATTTCACATGTTTCGCCTGCTTCTCAGAATGGGACCACCAGTGGACTTTATTCTACTTATTCATTTTTGGGATGTATCCAAGTAAGAAATGTATCGACTTTGAGGGAAACTTGCACCCAGTTATGTTTCATGCAACTCCCACGTTTGTGTTTTAGGTGGTAGAGATTGAACATAGAAGTTGCCCAGGCAAGTAACTGCAACTTTTTTGGAGATGACACACAGTTTAGCCACAGTAAACTACTATGAAGAAAATGAATACTTGGAGAAAATTTACCTTGTGGAAAGTTTGCATGACTCCAACTTGAGTATTTCACAAAGAGTGTCTATGAATAGCATGATGTCAGCCAATGACCTGAACTCAGAGCATGGCTCACAGCAAATTGGCTGCATATACATATGACACAATTTATTCCTAATGAGAAGAGTAGCTGAAGATAAAATTCAGCAACTTACtctaaaaaattattttattaaacAAGTGAATTCTAGATACATAGAGATAAAAGAATGATTGAGGGCAGAAAGATCCAACATTTTTACTACGAAAATAATTCAAGCTGGACACTGATAAACCATGCATGTTCAGATTTATGTCGTGTGAAAGAGATGCAAAGGACAACCCTTCACATTGCAGCACAAGAAACTAAAACAAGTTATTAGGAAGTTAAGCTGTATTTCCTTCTGCAACTAGTCACAGCCTTATATAGATGTACAGCACAATAACCTCTATTTCTAACACACATGACTGTTTGCAAGGGTTCAGAGGTATTCATTATATCTGTGGATACAGAGGCGTAACCAATAGGGAAAACAGGGCACCAGAGACACCAACTCAACCACCAGCCAAGAACACGAAAGAACGCCAATTTAAAGAATTGTTACACTGATCACTATCTTTAAAGGATACTTGCACTTAACGCGAACCTTCTTTCCCAAACGGTCGTTGCAAATGATCTCAATCATTTTTATTTCCtggaaagaaaaggaagaaaagATTTAAGAAAATAATGCAACATGGAATAAAATCATGTCATAATTCTCATTTCACAATGAAATGTATTCCATGATTCTGCTCTATTTTGATTTTAACCGTTCTAAAGGAACAAGTAGACAAATTTACAGATGGATAGATTTAGGGTATTgactgcagttcaatgcaattagTAATGAAATTAAAGTAGGGTAACTAATGCAACATTGAAGCAATACTTCTTCAGTTCTATGTTAGGTACCCTGCATTATCTTTAACTTGTGGAGCAAAGAATTAAACTTGCGTCCAAAAAAAAATGACGATGCATCTTGGGTTGCATCGACATAGAATGTTGGCACTCAGTCCACTGTGCCTGGCTTGGCAAGATTTCTCTAAATAATTCCATTCTTTTACTTTCAGCTGTGACTATCACCTGCTGTGTTGTATTATTGCAAATTTCATAAAATCAAAAATTGCCTTAACTCAGATAACTGCTGTAATTAGTTGTAGATTCATAGAGAAACAGCACCAATTACAGTGAGGGTGTTCATAACACTAAAGACAATATTAATGCTAATGAGGACTTTAATGATAAAAACAATACTCAGATTATACAAAATAATATTGGTTATGTTATTAACAGCAATAGCAATTTAAAAAGCCACAGGTGTTGTAAACCTAAAATATAAAACAaagccagaaacactcagcaggttaagtTTCAGTTGCAGAGCAGGTACTTAGGAGGATTAATGAGTCAAATGGAACATCTCAAATGCGGTGAGAGCAAATGAATAAAAAGTGACAGCCGGGGGCACATTGAGCTTTGTAGTTAAGTTTGCTAATTGTAAAGAAAGAGGTACTCAAAGGTGCACAAGTGCCTATCAAGTACAGAAGGCTGCACTATGCCAAGTGGAAGTAGTGATCCTCAAGCCTGCATTGGGTCTGTTTGCAACAATGTAGAAGGCTACACTCAGATGTGTGAGATAGGGAATGGGATGGataattaaaacagaaagcaaaggTAGGCTTAGGATTGGCCCCGCAGGCTGAATAAGTGCTCCAGAatattctggcatcatcccccttccttctcagtccagatgaaaggtctctgcctggaacatcagctgtttattcatttccatagatctgCCTAACATGCTGATTTCCTCCACATTTTGAGTGTGCTgtttgggatttccagcatctgcagaatctcatgtttatgatttgctgctctATAATATAATGGctaaatcaatgttcaattttCCCAATGCAAAGCAGGCCATAACAGCAATAGCATTTATGATTAAATCAATAATGTTATCAAAATATTAAAAAACTGACCGATAGCAGCACTGATATAAATGATGACCATTATGGTGATGTATTACTAATTGTATCAAGATACTACGGGTAGGACATAATTGCACAGGAGGGTGTCACAAGCAAATTGCCTTAGGTGGAGTGTTTCAGTTATGAGAGACTGGACTTGTTCTCCTTGCAATGATAAAGCACAAACAATACAGCATTGGAAGAGGCCCTTCAGCGCCAGAtcctgtgccaaactaattaagctaaaAATATCTAATGTCTTCTCCTATACATGTTCCATATGCCTCCCTCCATTATCTGGAAATAATGGATCCtaacaccaagcacatctttacctccacAGCCCCCCCTCACTTTCCACATGATTCCCTCGTCCATTCACCCTTCACTAACTTCACTCCCTCCAAATGCTACACCTACCCACTGACCTCCATTCAAGGCCCAAattggtccttccaggtgaggcaacacttcacctgcaaatctgatgGCACCGTCTATTATAACCAGTGCTcctgatcaagtcaagtcactgttattgtcattttgaccataattgctggtacgcaaatcatagtaaaaatgagacaacgttttttaggatacagtacaaaaactagactgaactatgtaaaaaaaaaacacagagaaagctacactagaatACAGACCTACAttggactgcgtaaagtgcacaaaaacagtacaggcattacaataaataataaacaagacatagggcaaggtgtcagtccaggctctgggtattgaggagtctgatagcttgagggaagaaactgttacatagtctggtcgtgagagctcgaatgcttcagagccttttcccagacggcaggaggtagaagagattgtatgaggggtgcatggggtccttcataatgctgtttcctttgtggatgtaGCATGtactgtaaatgtccgtgatggcgggaagagagaccccgatgatctttttagctaacctcactatccgctgcagggtcctgcaatccaagatggtgcaatttccgaaccaggcagtgatgcagatagggggtgggagatggactttcatcagccttcacagaaagtagagatgctgctgggctttctttgctatggagctggtgttgaaggaccaggtgagattctccgccaggtgaacaccaagaaatttggtgctcttaacgatctctaccaaggagccgtcgatgttcagcagggagtggttgctccgtgtccccctgaagtcaacaaccatctcttttgttttgttcacattaagagacaggttgttggctctgcaccagtccgttagctgctgcacctcctctctgtaagctgacttgtcgttcttgctaatgagacccaccacggtcgtgtcatcggcgaacttgatgatgtggttcgagctgtgatttgcagcacagtcgtgggtcagcagagtgaacagcagtggactgagcacacagccctggggggcccccgtgctcaatgttggagatgctgctcccgatctggactgactgaggtctcctctacactggtgagacccgatgcaagTTGGGATACCGCTTTGTCGAGCAACTCCACtctatctgccaaaagcagaatataccagtggccaaccattttaactctTATCCCCATTCTAACATGTTGATCTATGActtcctcttttgccatgatcaGGGCAGATGGACCTGATATTTCATctatgtagcctccaacctgatggtgtgaacatcaatttctccgtCCAGTaattcttcccctcccctttcctcttATActccctcttgcctcttctcacctgcccatttaTCCTCCACTACCTCAGGGTACCCAATCCTTCGTCACTTtaccccatggtccactctcctctcctatcagattcccacccacctggcctcacctatcactttctagttagcctccttcccctcccctcacctaaTGCTtgcatcttccccctccctttccaattctgaagaacagtctcagctcgaaatgttgattgtttattcacttccaagaagctgcttgacctgctgaggccctccagcgttttgtctgtgttgctcaggAAATCCGTGTGTCTTGTGCCAACTCAAGGGCCTCTTAGATACCTTCTTTACATTTTTCTCTACCACCATCCTGACAGTGCATACCCAACAGCCACCACCGTATATCTCCATTgaattttccctctcttaccGTAAATACATGCCTTCTAGTATTACACATTTTGAGTCAAAAGAAAAAACACCAGAATCTCTTCTACCTATGTCTCATAGATAGACTTGATAAACAATTAGGTTTTTCCTCAGCCTTCATTACTCTGGAGCAGGGATTCCCTGCgttaatggcaggggtccatgacatagaaaaggttgggaactcctactCTGAGGAAACAGCCCCAAAACCTCTTCTTACAGCACATGCCCTTTAATATATAcaggatcctggtaaatctccacatAGCAGAGGCATGTCAAATTATGTGAGGTGTAGAGAGATAGCAAACAGCTGCATGGCAGAGGTGCCTAGGGCCACAGTGCATGGGTTCAAAgtaagtacagtcagccctccttatccgcgagttccgcatgcgcaaattcaaccaaccgcgaatccagaaaacccagaagtgctcttctagcacttgttgttcgagcatgtacagactttttttcttgtcattattccctaaacaatgcagtataacaactattttacacagcaattacattgtattagatattatacgtaatctagaaatgatttaaagtatatgggaggatgtgcataggttattgtggatcgggatcgaaaaaaattggaagttctcttactaaataagtcggaacaggtacatctggtattacttagcgtcagttagtcaaacgtttgttttagtatatagtatatatttcacctttctatgcatataaaacacttaagaacatatgtttcagcaccgggctcAGGAACGGAAGTTCTCGAGTCGGATCCAGTGATAGATCGCCCCCGagcgcgctctccatccgtgtctagttgatgtggaggattaaaaacccaaaaccccaataattaaaccactgcattgcttagtaataattgtagctatcatcgaggcagggcctttctcactttatcctttaaaattgttctgatcattgaccgactgtagcctaacgcttttccagaaaccgatggtgtttcacctctttctgattgcttgattatttccactttattttcaatcttgatcgtgattattttcgtgaacagaaacactgcggattcagagctccactGCCGGGTCCCAATGTCCacctcactgagacaggttaaataaggtctagggttccactgggtcctaatgtccacctcactgagacaggttaaataaggtctagggttccactgggtcctaatgtccacctcactgaaacaggttaaataaggtctagggttccactgggtcctaatgtccacctcactgagacaggttaaataaggtctagggttccactgggtcctaatgtccacctcactgagacaggttaaataaggtctagggttccactgggtcctaatgtccacctcaCTGAaataggttaaataaggtctagggttccactgggtcctaatgtccacctcactgagacatgttaaataaggtctagggttccactgggtcctaatgtccacctcactgaaacaggttaaataaggtctagggttccactgggtcctaatgtccacctcactgagacaggttaaataagggcaTCTgagttttttggtatccgcaaggggtcccggaaccaatcccttgcagataaggagggctgactgtaataGATTTAGAGGGGACCCAGAGGCCAGTTAAAACTGGAACACTTCCTAAAAAGGTGATGAAGACAGGTATTCTCAGAACTTTTAAGCATGTGGAGAAACACTTGAATTATCAAAGCATAGGAataatagcaaagaaagcccagcagtgtctctactttttgcgaaggctgagcgaagtccatctcccaccccccatcctcatcacattctacaggggttgtattgagagcatcctgagcagctgcatcactgcctggttcggaaactgcaccatcttggatcgcaagaccctggagaaagatagtgaggtcagctgagaagatcaccggggtctctcttcccgccatcatggacattaacactacacgctgcatccacaaaggaaacagcattatgaaggaccccatacaccccacaatctcttctcccttctgccgtctgggaaaaggctctgaagcattcgggctctcacgaccagactatataacagtttcttcccccaagctatcagactcctcaatacccaaagcctggactgacaccttgccctactgtcctgtttattatttattgtaatgcttgcactgtttttgcgcattttatgcagtccagtatagctttctctgtgttttttttattacgtagttcaatctagtttttttgtactgtgtcatgtaaaccatggtcctgaaaaacgttgtctcatttttactatgcattgtaccagcagttatggtcgaagtgacaataaaagttgacttgacttgactagatgATCAGTACATTCAAGTACTTGATTGCTTTAGCATTGCCTctttctgtgctatatgactATGATATTAACTGAAGAGGTTTTGCTCTTAAGAAATGGAAGGATTTGCCAGGTTCAGCATATTCACTTCTCCAGTCAATGCATGGTAGTGTcccaaaaggggaaaaaaaattacttatgacaaataaagctatatTGAACCATgctgtgaaatgcattgtttgcgtcaaTGACTACAGTTCCAATAACATGCTGGGGTTAGTCGATCAGTGTCACCATATTTTTGGCTCcatcatagcatgcccataacttactaagaggaaaccagagcacccgaaggaaacgcatatggtcatgggaagaatggacaaactccattCAAAAAGCTGTGGGAAATTGATTACTGGCACTAGAAAGTGTTATGCTAACGGCAACACTACCATGCTGTACCAGAGGCAAATAAGCCACCTCGAAGTACACCTCATTTTCACTGATACAGCATGCCTTCTCTGTCATAAATCTTAAGAAAAATATTAATGTAATTCCCTAGTTAAGATTTAACTGCTAATGCTGTGGGATATTTCATTTCatagctttctgtagaagcagagaGTTTTACTGACAGTATTTGGGACACCGTTAAATTAAGAGGTTGTGATGTTCAGCTTAGGAAAGtcgtgtcagccaatcaggatggggAATTGGTTGAAGGTTCTAGATGGAGTCCAAGATGGAAGATTCTAG
Proteins encoded:
- the ubl5 gene encoding ubiquitin-like protein 5 — encoded protein: MIEIICNDRLGKKVRVKCNPDDTIQDLKKLIAAQTGTKWDKLVLKKWYTIFKNHVQLEDYEIHDGMNLELYYQ